A section of the Dyella terrae genome encodes:
- a CDS encoding RDD family protein: MEVWIGRDGERHGPYQESDVRQWLRSGEVSPADLGWYDGMSDWKPLSSLYPQDLPDAAPAFTPPPVPPADHASSWATAAQPRAALMTYAGFWKRVGAYILDVLVLWIPNMIIGGLMGANEAYAVYMQASQAAASDPQLALHALQTYFDSIMPALMVETVLAWLYFAVLESSSWQGTVGKRALGIRVTDMDGKRLSFLRATARYFGKVISAFTFCIGFLMVAWTERKQGLHDLLAQTLVVNGRPEGQATVQQDKPQDSQGGGTFSA, translated from the coding sequence ATGGAAGTGTGGATCGGTCGGGATGGCGAGCGTCATGGTCCTTACCAGGAAAGCGACGTGCGCCAGTGGCTGCGCAGCGGCGAAGTAAGTCCCGCCGACCTGGGCTGGTACGACGGCATGAGCGACTGGAAGCCGCTGTCGAGCCTGTATCCGCAAGATCTTCCCGATGCAGCACCGGCATTCACGCCGCCGCCGGTTCCGCCTGCCGACCACGCATCCTCGTGGGCAACCGCCGCACAACCGCGTGCCGCGCTCATGACGTACGCGGGATTCTGGAAGCGCGTCGGCGCCTATATCCTCGACGTGCTGGTGCTGTGGATTCCCAACATGATCATTGGCGGCCTGATGGGCGCCAATGAAGCGTATGCCGTCTATATGCAGGCGAGCCAGGCGGCGGCCAGCGATCCGCAACTGGCGCTCCATGCCTTGCAGACCTATTTCGACAGCATCATGCCGGCGCTGATGGTCGAAACCGTGCTCGCGTGGCTGTACTTCGCCGTGCTTGAAAGTTCGTCCTGGCAGGGAACGGTGGGCAAGCGTGCACTGGGTATTCGTGTCACGGACATGGATGGCAAGCGCCTGAGTTTCCTGCGCGCCACCGCGCGCTATTTCGGCAAGGTCATCAGCGCGTTCACGTTCTGCATCGGTTTTCTCATGGTGGCGTGGACTGAGCGCAAGCAGGGCCTGCACGATCTGCTGGCGCAGACGCTGGTGGTGAATGGTCGTCCGGAAGGGCAAGCGACGGTGCAGCAGGACAAGCCGCAGGATTCGCAAGGTGGCGGCACGTTCAGTGCCTGA
- the mnmG gene encoding tRNA uridine-5-carboxymethylaminomethyl(34) synthesis enzyme MnmG: MFHPTHYDVIVIGGGHAGTEAALAAARTGARTLLLSHNIETIGQMSCNPAIGGIGKGHLVKEIDALGGAMAQAADRAGIQWRTLNASKGPAVRATRCQADRSLYKAAIRRIVETQPNLELFQQAVDDLILEHGRVTGVVTQMGVSFRARAVVLTAGTFLAGKIHIGPAQYAGGRAGDPPASALAQKLRELPVAADRLKTGTPPRIDLRSINFEGLEEQPGDNPAPVFSYLGSRADHPRQVSCWITHTTERTHEVIRGALDRSPLYTGQIEGVGPRYCPSIEDKVVRFAEKSSHQIFIEPEGLDTFEIYPNGISTSLPYDVQLDLVHSIKGFEIAHITRPGYAIEYDYFDPRGLHPWLETKALPGLFFAGQINGTTGYEEAGAQGVVAGLNAALNVQGKAPWYPRRDEAYIGVLIDDLTSNGTIEPYRMFTSRAEYRLHLREDNADLRLTETGHQLGVVPQARFDALRRKRDAVTQEVQRLGTLWAAPNNLLGAAVERQLGIAVSRETNALDLLRRPELDYGKLMSVPELGPAVDDVDVAAQVEVQTKYAGYLERQREEIERQRRHETTRIPQDFDYDRVRGLSAEVTLKLKRSLPETIGQASRISGVTPAAISLLLVHLKRRDAA, from the coding sequence ATGTTCCACCCCACCCATTACGACGTCATCGTCATCGGCGGCGGCCACGCCGGCACCGAAGCGGCCCTTGCGGCTGCCCGCACCGGCGCGCGCACCCTGCTGCTGAGCCACAACATCGAGACGATTGGCCAGATGAGCTGCAATCCAGCCATCGGCGGCATCGGCAAGGGTCACCTGGTGAAGGAGATCGACGCCCTCGGCGGTGCCATGGCGCAGGCAGCTGACCGCGCCGGCATCCAGTGGCGCACGCTGAACGCCTCCAAGGGGCCGGCCGTGCGCGCGACGCGCTGCCAGGCCGACCGCAGCCTCTACAAGGCCGCCATCCGCCGTATCGTCGAGACCCAGCCGAACCTGGAGCTGTTCCAGCAGGCCGTGGACGACCTCATCCTTGAGCATGGTCGCGTGACAGGCGTCGTCACCCAGATGGGCGTGAGCTTCCGCGCGCGCGCCGTCGTGCTGACGGCAGGCACATTCCTGGCCGGCAAGATTCATATCGGCCCGGCGCAGTACGCGGGCGGTCGCGCGGGCGATCCGCCAGCCAGTGCCCTGGCGCAGAAGCTGCGCGAGCTGCCGGTGGCCGCCGACCGCCTGAAGACGGGCACGCCACCGCGCATCGACCTGCGCAGCATCAACTTCGAAGGCCTGGAAGAGCAGCCCGGCGACAACCCCGCTCCGGTGTTCTCCTACCTCGGTTCACGCGCTGACCATCCGCGCCAGGTCAGCTGCTGGATCACGCACACCACCGAGCGCACGCACGAGGTCATTCGCGGCGCACTCGACCGTTCGCCGCTGTACACCGGCCAGATCGAAGGCGTGGGTCCGCGCTACTGCCCGTCCATCGAGGACAAAGTGGTGCGTTTCGCGGAGAAATCCTCGCATCAGATTTTCATCGAACCCGAGGGCCTGGATACATTCGAGATTTATCCGAACGGCATTTCCACCTCGCTGCCGTACGACGTGCAGCTGGACCTGGTGCATTCGATCAAGGGCTTCGAGATCGCGCACATCACGCGGCCGGGCTACGCCATCGAGTACGACTACTTCGATCCCCGCGGCCTGCATCCGTGGCTGGAAACCAAGGCGCTGCCGGGTTTGTTCTTTGCCGGGCAGATCAACGGCACCACCGGCTATGAAGAAGCCGGTGCGCAAGGCGTGGTGGCGGGGCTCAATGCTGCGCTCAACGTGCAGGGCAAGGCGCCGTGGTATCCACGACGCGACGAAGCCTACATCGGCGTGCTGATCGACGATCTCACCAGCAATGGCACGATCGAGCCGTACCGCATGTTCACTTCGCGCGCGGAATATCGCCTGCACTTGCGTGAAGACAATGCCGACCTGCGCCTGACCGAAACCGGACACCAACTCGGCGTCGTGCCGCAGGCGCGCTTCGATGCGCTGCGGCGCAAGCGCGATGCCGTGACGCAGGAAGTGCAGCGACTGGGCACGCTGTGGGCGGCGCCGAACAATCTTCTTGGCGCGGCCGTGGAGCGCCAGCTGGGCATCGCGGTCAGTCGTGAGACGAATGCGCTGGATCTGCTGCGCCGTCCGGAACTGGACTACGGCAAGCTGATGTCCGTGCCGGAGCTCGGGCCCGCCGTCGATGATGTGGACGTCGCCGCGCAGGTGGAAGTGCAGACCAAGTACGCCGGTTATCTGGAGCGCCAGCGCGAGGAGATCGAGCGCCAGCGTCGTCACGAGACCACGCGCATTCCGCAGGATTTCGACTACGACCGCGTGCGCGGGCTTTCCGCGGAAGTGACGCTCAAGCTCAAGCGTTCGCTGCCTGAGACCATTGGCCAGGCGTCACGCATCAGCGGCGTCACGCCGGCGGCCATTTCATTGCTGCTGGTGCACCTGAAGCGGCGCGACGCCGCGTGA
- the pepN gene encoding aminopeptidase N, which translates to MNTVSEQSTAPIRLSDYRAPAWRVERVELVFDLDIDSSEVTSRLHLRRDPAQDETLRLDGEGLDLLSISLDGVALEPGQFRLVDSALEVEGVKDGSVLETRVRTHPAANTALEGLYLSGSREAGFLLTQCEAEGFRHITFFPDRPDVLASYTVTLRADKTRFPVLLAGGNPDGAGELEGGRHWARFVDPHPKPSYLFALVAGRLEKIERDYVTADQRPVKLVIWSEANVIDRCHYAMDALERSMRWDEEAYGRNYDLDVFHVVATHDFNMGAMENKGLNIFNAKYLLADPDSTTDDEYRAVEAVVAHEYFHNWSGNRVTCRDWFQLSLKEGLTVFREQQFSQDMNSAPLKRIEDVSLLRRAQFPEDAGPLAHPVRPAQYSEINNFYTATVYEKGAELVRMVSGRLGTEGFRRGMDRYFARNDGRAATLEDFLGALGEANGVDLSPYLSWYAQSGTPRLKARGSFDAGKREYTLTLSQHTIATPNQPETQALPIPVKLALFHRDGHLLPLHLDGYTAGETELVVIVDKGEQQFVFRDVASEPVPSLLRGFSAPVILESQSSPGDLALLLRHDVDGFNRWEAGQQLAVAAYEALRQGTSGDAVSAWCDALAALFDDTAVDDALLAELMTPPGEIELAEREREVDPDLIHAARRALQQALAERIGRDALEARYTALAGETTADLDAASQARRRLKRRVLELLSLLDASRGHVLATLQYDNAPSMTDRLAALSVLVRTDAPQAAAALTHFRERYADNPLALDKWFNVQTQRQGAASLVRVQELERDPSFTLKNPNRVNALFGAWARSNPVGFHQADGAGYRLLAERLVQLDVLNPQVAARLATAFNGWRRLEPVRRERARAAVEQMAAQPGLSRNLTEIVQSMLRD; encoded by the coding sequence ATGAACACGGTTTCCGAGCAGTCCACCGCCCCCATCCGCCTCAGTGACTACCGCGCCCCCGCCTGGCGCGTCGAGCGCGTCGAACTGGTGTTCGACCTCGATATCGACAGCAGCGAGGTGACGTCACGCCTGCATCTGCGCCGTGACCCGGCGCAGGACGAGACGCTGCGACTGGACGGCGAAGGGCTGGACCTGCTGTCGATCAGCCTGGACGGGGTGGCGCTGGAGCCCGGCCAGTTCCGGCTGGTGGACAGCGCGCTGGAAGTCGAGGGCGTGAAAGACGGCAGCGTGCTGGAAACGCGCGTGCGCACGCATCCGGCCGCCAATACCGCGCTGGAAGGACTGTATCTGTCCGGATCGCGCGAGGCCGGCTTCCTGCTGACGCAGTGCGAAGCGGAGGGATTCCGCCACATCACCTTTTTCCCGGATCGCCCGGATGTGCTCGCCAGCTACACGGTGACGCTGCGCGCCGACAAGACGCGCTTCCCGGTATTGCTGGCCGGCGGCAATCCGGATGGCGCCGGCGAACTGGAAGGTGGTCGTCACTGGGCGCGCTTTGTCGATCCGCATCCGAAGCCGAGCTATCTGTTCGCGCTGGTCGCCGGCCGCCTGGAGAAGATCGAGCGGGATTACGTCACTGCCGACCAGCGCCCGGTGAAGCTGGTGATCTGGTCCGAAGCCAACGTGATCGATCGCTGCCACTACGCGATGGACGCGCTGGAACGTTCGATGCGCTGGGACGAGGAAGCCTACGGCCGGAATTACGATCTGGACGTGTTCCATGTCGTCGCCACCCATGACTTCAACATGGGCGCGATGGAGAACAAGGGCCTCAACATCTTCAACGCGAAGTATTTGCTGGCCGATCCGGACTCCACCACGGACGACGAGTACCGCGCCGTGGAAGCCGTCGTGGCGCACGAGTATTTCCACAACTGGAGCGGCAATCGCGTGACCTGCCGCGACTGGTTCCAGTTGTCACTGAAGGAAGGCCTGACTGTTTTCCGCGAGCAGCAGTTTTCGCAAGACATGAATTCCGCGCCGCTCAAGCGCATTGAGGACGTCTCGCTGCTTCGTCGCGCGCAGTTCCCGGAAGATGCGGGCCCGTTGGCACATCCGGTGCGCCCGGCGCAGTACAGCGAGATCAACAACTTCTATACCGCGACCGTGTACGAGAAGGGTGCGGAACTGGTGCGCATGGTGTCCGGGCGCCTTGGCACGGAAGGTTTTCGCCGTGGCATGGATCGTTACTTCGCGCGCAACGATGGCCGCGCCGCCACGCTGGAGGATTTCCTCGGCGCGCTGGGCGAGGCCAACGGCGTCGATTTGTCGCCCTACCTTTCCTGGTATGCGCAGTCGGGCACGCCGCGCCTGAAGGCGCGCGGGAGTTTTGATGCCGGCAAGCGCGAGTACACGCTGACCTTGTCGCAGCACACGATCGCCACGCCGAATCAGCCCGAAACGCAAGCTTTGCCGATTCCGGTGAAGCTGGCGCTGTTCCATCGCGATGGCCATCTGCTGCCGTTGCATTTGGACGGCTATACGGCGGGCGAGACCGAGCTGGTGGTCATCGTCGACAAGGGTGAACAGCAGTTCGTGTTCCGCGACGTGGCCTCGGAGCCGGTGCCATCGCTGCTGCGCGGATTTTCGGCGCCGGTGATCCTGGAAAGCCAGTCCTCGCCCGGCGATCTCGCGCTGCTGCTGCGCCATGACGTCGATGGCTTCAATCGCTGGGAAGCGGGCCAGCAGCTGGCCGTGGCGGCGTACGAAGCACTGCGCCAGGGCACGTCGGGTGATGCCGTCAGCGCCTGGTGCGATGCGCTCGCAGCGCTGTTCGATGACACGGCGGTGGACGATGCCCTGCTGGCTGAACTGATGACGCCGCCGGGTGAAATCGAGCTGGCCGAGCGCGAGCGCGAAGTCGATCCCGACCTGATCCATGCGGCGCGCAGGGCCTTGCAGCAGGCGCTGGCCGAACGCATAGGCCGTGACGCGCTTGAAGCGCGCTACACCGCGCTGGCCGGCGAAACCACGGCGGATCTCGACGCCGCGAGCCAGGCCCGTCGTCGCCTCAAGCGGCGTGTGCTCGAACTGCTGTCGTTGCTCGATGCATCGCGTGGCCACGTGCTGGCCACGCTGCAGTACGACAACGCGCCGAGCATGACCGACCGCCTGGCCGCCTTGTCCGTGCTGGTGCGCACCGACGCGCCGCAGGCAGCCGCTGCATTGACGCATTTCCGCGAGCGCTACGCCGACAACCCGCTGGCGCTCGACAAATGGTTCAACGTGCAGACGCAGCGCCAGGGTGCGGCGTCGCTGGTGCGCGTGCAGGAGCTGGAACGCGATCCCTCGTTCACGCTGAAGAATCCCAATCGCGTCAATGCGCTGTTCGGCGCGTGGGCACGCAGCAATCCGGTGGGTTTCCACCAGGCCGATGGCGCGGGCTACCGCCTGCTCGCCGAACGCCTGGTGCAGCTGGACGTGCTTAATCCGCAGGTGGCCGCGCGACTGGCGACGGCGTTCAACGGTTGGCGGCGACTGGAACCGGTGCGTCGCGAGCGGGCGCGCGCGGCCGTCGAGCAGATGGCAGCGCAGCCGGGGCTGTCGCGCAACCTGACGGAAATCGTGCAGAGCATGCTGCGCGATTGA
- a CDS encoding aldose 1-epimerase, which yields MVAFRAERTTVGPHEIAVLHDDANGRKVRIARRGATVMSIEQAWQGTSFDLADGYRDAAELDSRPSSRFAVMVPFANRIADARYTFDGTEYDLQPGVEGDQRAARHGFVRGVDFDLTERHADEAGARVTFTTQAIRPGVHPGYPFAIDLTVTYVLNAQGLEVRARMHNVGEQAAPCFFGWHPYFRLGETPIEQLELKIPARQVVRTDAQYIPLEGDAARAPLEREAGLDFRSYKIIGAQELNHAWADLVPDADGRARTWLRDPANGLAIALWQASGVMLGFTADTVTRDVRGSVALEPMESWSNAFNRADCAQAIRLEAGEARTYRCGVEIVLP from the coding sequence ATGGTCGCCTTCCGGGCTGAGCGAACCACCGTCGGGCCCCATGAAATCGCCGTCCTGCACGACGATGCGAACGGCCGAAAGGTCCGCATTGCCCGCCGCGGCGCCACCGTCATGTCGATCGAGCAAGCCTGGCAAGGCACCTCATTCGACCTCGCCGACGGCTACCGCGACGCTGCCGAGCTCGACAGCCGCCCCAGCTCCCGCTTCGCCGTCATGGTCCCCTTTGCCAACCGCATCGCCGATGCGCGCTACACGTTTGATGGCACCGAATACGACCTGCAACCGGGCGTCGAAGGCGACCAGCGCGCAGCACGCCATGGTTTCGTCCGTGGCGTCGATTTCGACCTGACCGAACGGCATGCCGACGAAGCCGGCGCGCGCGTCACCTTCACCACCCAGGCCATCCGCCCGGGCGTGCATCCGGGCTATCCCTTTGCCATCGACCTCACGGTCACCTACGTGCTCAACGCGCAAGGCCTTGAGGTGCGGGCGCGCATGCACAACGTCGGCGAACAGGCCGCGCCGTGCTTCTTCGGTTGGCATCCGTATTTCCGTCTTGGCGAGACGCCGATCGAACAGCTGGAGCTGAAGATTCCCGCGCGCCAAGTCGTGCGCACGGATGCCCAGTACATCCCGCTCGAAGGCGATGCCGCGCGCGCGCCGCTGGAGCGCGAGGCCGGGCTGGATTTCCGTAGCTACAAGATCATCGGCGCGCAGGAACTCAACCACGCCTGGGCCGACCTCGTCCCCGATGCCGATGGCCGCGCGCGCACCTGGCTGCGCGATCCGGCCAACGGCCTCGCCATCGCGCTCTGGCAGGCATCCGGCGTCATGCTTGGCTTCACCGCCGACACCGTCACGCGCGACGTGCGCGGCTCGGTCGCGCTGGAGCCCATGGAGAGCTGGTCCAACGCCTTCAATCGCGCCGACTGCGCGCAAGCCATTCGCCTGGAAGCCGGCGAAGCCCGTACCTACCGTTGTGGAGTGGAGATCGTCCTGCCATGA
- a CDS encoding pyridoxal-phosphate dependent enzyme: protein MSVALPRIDAIRDAAARIAPHAVVTPVMRNARLDALAGAQLFFKCENLQRGGAFKFRGACNAVWSLSDDEAARGVVTHSSGNHGNALAIAASTRGIPAHVVVPEGAVKAKLEAIEQAGAVLHRCAPNTPAREAAAAEVQRQTGADLVHPYADTRVMAGQGTLVLELLNQAGDLDIIVTPVGGGGLAAGCAIAAHALDSSIQMIAAEPEGADDAAQSLAQGSRIAGITANTICDGLRTLIGESNFEALQQHGTQVVTVSDDEVVAAMKTLWRELKLVIEPSSATVFAAVLKRPEQFAGKRVGLVLTGGNVDLEALPF, encoded by the coding sequence ATGAGTGTCGCCTTGCCCCGAATCGATGCCATCCGTGATGCCGCCGCGCGCATCGCACCGCACGCGGTGGTCACGCCCGTGATGCGTAACGCGCGCCTGGACGCGCTGGCCGGCGCGCAGCTGTTTTTCAAGTGCGAAAACCTGCAGCGCGGCGGTGCCTTCAAGTTTCGCGGCGCCTGCAATGCGGTGTGGTCGCTGAGCGACGACGAAGCCGCGCGCGGCGTGGTCACGCACTCGTCCGGCAACCACGGCAATGCACTGGCCATTGCCGCCTCCACGCGCGGCATTCCCGCGCACGTCGTCGTGCCCGAGGGCGCGGTGAAGGCCAAGCTCGAAGCCATCGAGCAGGCCGGGGCGGTGCTCCATCGTTGTGCTCCCAACACCCCTGCCCGCGAAGCCGCTGCCGCCGAAGTCCAGCGCCAGACCGGCGCCGACCTCGTGCATCCGTACGCCGACACGCGCGTCATGGCCGGGCAGGGCACGCTCGTTCTCGAACTGCTCAACCAGGCGGGCGATCTGGACATCATCGTGACGCCGGTCGGCGGTGGCGGCCTGGCCGCTGGCTGCGCCATTGCCGCGCACGCGCTGGATTCTTCCATCCAGATGATCGCCGCCGAACCCGAAGGTGCCGACGATGCCGCCCAGTCGCTGGCACAGGGCTCGCGCATCGCGGGCATCACCGCCAACACCATCTGCGACGGCCTGCGCACGCTGATCGGCGAATCCAACTTCGAAGCCCTGCAGCAGCACGGCACCCAGGTGGTGACGGTGTCCGACGACGAAGTCGTTGCCGCCATGAAAACCCTCTGGCGCGAACTCAAGCTGGTGATCGAGCCGTCCAGTGCAACGGTGTTCGCCGCCGTGCTGAAGCGCCCGGAACAGTTCGCCGGCAAGCGCGTCGGCCTGGTGCTGACCGGCGGCAACGTGGATCTGGAAGCCCTGCCGTTCTGA
- a CDS encoding DMT family transporter, protein MSSSSSQRSAVIAMIATILIWAYSWIVMKQVLQHAGPFQFSAIRYVLGSVVLFIALMAMRQPLKPPPLGLTFLIGMSQTAFFQGLGQLALVSGGAGRIALLAYTMPFWAVLLAWAILGERPTRRHWIGLAFAAVGLICIIEPWRGLGSSTSTLLAMVAGFCWAMGTVLSKKMFIEHRPSPLNLTAWQMAFGSLALCVLAVCIPQRPIEWTWGLIGGLAYSVLLASSLAWGMWLFVLQRLSTAIASLSSLGVPIVSVVLAWMILGEQPGPTEYVGMAFIVLGLVAVSGVRVWRKAWRGAQPSNSNTP, encoded by the coding sequence ATGTCCTCTTCCTCCTCACAACGCAGCGCCGTGATCGCCATGATCGCGACCATCCTGATCTGGGCCTACAGCTGGATCGTGATGAAGCAGGTGCTGCAGCACGCCGGGCCGTTTCAGTTTTCGGCGATCCGCTACGTCCTGGGCTCGGTGGTGCTGTTCATCGCCCTGATGGCAATGCGCCAGCCGCTGAAGCCGCCGCCGCTGGGCCTGACCTTCCTGATCGGCATGAGCCAGACCGCTTTTTTCCAGGGCCTGGGGCAGCTTGCGCTCGTGTCCGGTGGCGCCGGGCGCATCGCCCTGCTTGCCTACACCATGCCGTTCTGGGCGGTGCTGCTGGCGTGGGCCATCCTCGGCGAGCGGCCGACGCGGCGCCACTGGATCGGACTTGCCTTCGCGGCCGTGGGCCTGATCTGCATCATCGAACCGTGGCGCGGGCTGGGTTCGAGCACCAGCACCTTGCTGGCCATGGTCGCCGGGTTCTGCTGGGCCATGGGCACGGTGCTGAGCAAGAAGATGTTCATCGAGCACCGCCCCTCCCCTCTCAATCTCACCGCGTGGCAGATGGCCTTCGGTTCGCTGGCCTTGTGCGTGCTGGCGGTGTGCATCCCGCAGCGCCCGATCGAATGGACCTGGGGCCTGATTGGCGGGCTCGCTTACAGCGTGCTGCTGGCGTCGAGCCTGGCCTGGGGCATGTGGCTGTTCGTGCTGCAGCGCCTGTCGACGGCCATCGCCAGTTTGTCGAGCCTGGGCGTGCCGATCGTCAGCGTGGTGCTGGCGTGGATGATCCTGGGCGAGCAGCCGGGGCCGACGGAGTACGTCGGCATGGCGTTCATCGTGCTGGGGCTGGTGGCGGTGAGCGGCGTGCGCGTGTGGCGGAAGGCCTGGCGCGGCGCGCAGCCGTCGAATTCGAACACGCCGTAG
- a CDS encoding 4-vinyl reductase encodes MIELEFQILSDRREGLLVDLGRLVVASGYTLLRQRLSQDQRGTWLTMRVRGPAEHQSSLEEGLATHARVRSFETALAGVGHAPTPPLVTPAPVATPAPVPAPAAGSPDLPADVRQVEAVLPQLARDYPKVYPWLLTLEHAVADPARKPSLLLAGQRTGTWIYKRDYAMGAKLPLVDAIKRIALPALRELVAAECRDGQFHIQNSPLCPPGGHTGCHFFAGYLEGVLNGAMGRHDVEVHRLHCRSDGAPACVIDVSD; translated from the coding sequence ATGATCGAGCTGGAGTTTCAGATCCTGTCGGATCGTCGCGAGGGATTGCTCGTTGACCTTGGACGCCTGGTCGTTGCCAGCGGGTATACCCTGCTGCGGCAGCGCCTGTCCCAGGACCAAAGGGGAACGTGGCTGACCATGCGCGTGCGTGGTCCGGCCGAACATCAGTCGTCGCTGGAAGAGGGGCTCGCCACGCATGCCCGCGTGCGCAGCTTCGAAACCGCGCTGGCCGGGGTGGGCCATGCCCCAACCCCGCCGCTCGTTACTCCGGCGCCCGTGGCGACACCCGCGCCGGTGCCCGCGCCGGCCGCCGGATCGCCGGATTTGCCTGCCGACGTCCGCCAGGTCGAAGCCGTGCTGCCGCAACTGGCGCGTGACTATCCCAAGGTCTACCCGTGGCTGCTCACGCTCGAGCACGCCGTCGCCGACCCGGCGCGCAAGCCCTCGCTGTTGCTGGCGGGCCAGCGCACCGGCACGTGGATCTACAAGCGCGACTACGCCATGGGGGCCAAGCTGCCCCTGGTCGACGCCATCAAGCGCATTGCCTTGCCGGCCCTGCGTGAACTGGTGGCGGCCGAGTGCCGCGACGGCCAGTTCCACATCCAGAACAGTCCCTTGTGCCCGCCCGGTGGCCACACCGGCTGCCACTTCTTCGCCGGCTACCTGGAAGGCGTGTTGAACGGCGCCATGGGCAGGCACGATGTCGAGGTGCATCGCCTGCATTGCCGCAGCGATGGCGCGCCGGCCTGCGTCATCGACGTATCCGATTAA
- a CDS encoding MHYT domain-containing protein codes for MPDHQTFNLTLVVLSYVVSVLGSFTALQLAVAIPEAQSTRQRFGAIVAAGAVMGVGAIWAMHFIGMLACDMGMPVTYELSMTIMSAVIAFVSCSLGFGIASSGTFGWGKLFVGGLFMGLGVTGMHYLGMAAMMMGAFLSYDMNIVMISMLIAVVASIAALWLAFNMRGPVQMVGSALVMGVAVCGMHYTGMAAVSMDDNGSQLPTHFADGIRGDHLGETIFVLVLGMLIVILGVLSVRQRRRAALSI; via the coding sequence ATGCCTGATCACCAGACGTTCAACCTGACTTTGGTCGTGCTGTCGTACGTGGTTTCCGTGCTCGGATCCTTCACCGCGCTGCAACTGGCGGTAGCCATCCCCGAGGCGCAGTCGACGCGCCAACGCTTCGGCGCCATCGTGGCCGCTGGCGCCGTCATGGGCGTGGGCGCGATCTGGGCAATGCATTTCATCGGGATGCTCGCCTGCGACATGGGCATGCCGGTGACCTACGAACTGAGCATGACGATCATGTCCGCCGTGATCGCCTTCGTGTCCTGTTCGCTCGGTTTTGGCATTGCCAGCAGTGGCACCTTCGGCTGGGGCAAGTTGTTCGTCGGTGGCCTGTTCATGGGCCTGGGCGTCACCGGCATGCATTACCTGGGCATGGCCGCGATGATGATGGGCGCCTTCCTCAGCTACGACATGAACATCGTGATGATCTCCATGCTCATCGCCGTCGTCGCGTCGATCGCCGCCTTATGGCTGGCCTTCAACATGCGTGGCCCGGTACAGATGGTGGGTAGTGCTCTCGTCATGGGTGTCGCCGTCTGCGGCATGCATTACACCGGCATGGCCGCGGTCAGCATGGACGACAACGGCAGCCAGTTGCCCACGCACTTCGCCGATGGCATCCGCGGCGACCACCTGGGCGAGACGATCTTCGTCCTCGTGCTGGGCATGCTGATCGTCATCCTCGGCGTACTGAGCGTGCGGCAGCGCCGCCGCGCCGCGCTGAGCATCTGA
- a CDS encoding DNA-3-methyladenine glycosylase I yields the protein MPAKPLTRCPWATDSSDAMQHYHDTEWGVPLHDDQGLFEFMVLEGAQAGLSWSTVLAKRERYREVFHQFDIARVAAMKDKELEKLLQDPGIIRNRLKVSSARDNATIALEVIEEHGSLDRYLWSFVGGKPIVNHWKTSNQVPATTAVSDLMSKTLRKRGFRFVGSTICYAFMQATGMVNDHAVTCFRYGKR from the coding sequence ATGCCAGCCAAGCCGCTTACCCGTTGTCCCTGGGCTACCGACAGCTCCGACGCCATGCAGCACTACCACGACACCGAGTGGGGTGTGCCGCTGCACGATGACCAGGGGCTGTTCGAATTCATGGTGCTCGAAGGGGCGCAGGCCGGCTTGTCGTGGAGCACGGTGCTGGCCAAGCGCGAGCGCTATCGCGAAGTGTTCCATCAGTTCGACATCGCGCGCGTCGCGGCGATGAAGGACAAAGAGCTGGAGAAGCTGCTGCAGGACCCGGGCATTATCCGCAACCGGCTCAAAGTCAGCTCGGCGCGCGATAACGCCACCATCGCGCTCGAAGTCATCGAGGAACACGGCAGCCTGGATAGGTACCTGTGGTCCTTCGTCGGCGGCAAGCCCATCGTCAACCACTGGAAGACTTCCAACCAGGTGCCGGCGACCACCGCCGTGTCCGATCTGATGAGCAAAACGCTGCGCAAGCGCGGCTTCCGCTTCGTCGGCTCCACCATCTGCTACGCCTTCATGCAAGCTACGGGCATGGTCAACGACC